The proteins below come from a single Parageobacillus toebii NBRC 107807 genomic window:
- the def gene encoding peptide deformylase produces the protein MITMKDIIKEGHPTLRKVAEPVSLPPSEEDKQVLQSLLDYVKMSQNPELAEKYGLRPGIGLAAPQINVSKRMIAVHVTDEKGTLYSYALFNPKIVSHSVQQCYLTSGEGCLSVDRNVPGYVPRYARITVTGTTLEGKEVTLRLKGLPAIVFQHEIDHLNGIMFYDHIDPKNPFKVPDNAIPIER, from the coding sequence ATGATTACCATGAAAGATATTATTAAAGAAGGGCATCCAACGCTACGAAAAGTGGCTGAACCTGTTTCTCTTCCTCCATCAGAAGAAGATAAACAAGTTTTACAAAGCCTTCTTGATTATGTAAAAATGAGCCAAAACCCTGAGCTTGCAGAAAAATATGGATTACGCCCGGGAATTGGGCTGGCAGCTCCACAAATTAATGTATCAAAACGAATGATTGCCGTCCATGTAACGGATGAAAAAGGTACTTTATATAGCTATGCGTTATTTAATCCAAAAATTGTGAGCCATTCTGTTCAACAATGCTATTTAACGAGCGGAGAAGGATGTTTATCTGTCGATCGGAACGTTCCAGGATATGTGCCGCGCTATGCCCGCATTACCGTAACAGGGACAACGCTTGAAGGTAAAGAAGTAACACTTCGGTTAAAAGGGCTGCCTGCCATTGTATTTCAACACGAAATCGACCACTTAAACGGCATCATGTTTTATGATCATATTGATCCAAAAAATCCGTTTAAAGTACCTGACAACGCGATCCCTATCGAACGATAA